One stretch of Actinacidiphila sp. DG2A-62 DNA includes these proteins:
- a CDS encoding S9 family peptidase, with amino-acid sequence MNEITGSASGSMPEWEKRFRAPRVGLPEWAEDAPERSLFVSNVTGTYELYAWDRVTGSRRQVTDRPNGTTEGALSRDGAWVWWFSDTDGDEFGVWMKQPFGGGEDIPAAPGLAPSYPAGLALGVGGLAVIGRSTDDEGTSVHVVPPSGDPYLIYRHEESGGVGDLSEDGTLVVIEHTEHGDAMHSALRVVRVADGSTVAELDDTDGGSRELGLDCLGFAPIPGDPRLLVGHQRADRWLPMIWDTSTGEETDLGIDLPGDVHAEWYPDGSALLVVHDFHARSEMFRYDLAARELTRLDTPAGSVGGASARPDGSVEFLWSSAELPPAVRSTTGAVVLEAPGLRAPDSVPVEDVWVDGPGGRIHALVQRPAGGGSGPWPTVFEIHGGPTWHDSDAFAAGPAAWLDHGFAVVRVNYRGSTGYGRQWTDALKHRVGLIELEDIGAVREWAVGSGLADPQRLVLTGGSWGGYLTLLGLGTQPEAWTVGIAAVPVADYPTAYADEMEALKALDRTFFGGSPEEVPERYEASSPLTYVEQVKAPVYISAGMNDPRCPIRQIDNYVERLRALDKPHEVYRYDAGHGSLVVEERIKQVRLELAFALRHAGS; translated from the coding sequence ATGAACGAGATCACCGGGTCCGCGAGCGGGTCCATGCCGGAGTGGGAGAAGCGGTTTCGCGCGCCGCGCGTCGGACTGCCCGAGTGGGCGGAGGACGCGCCGGAGCGCAGCCTCTTCGTGTCGAACGTGACGGGTACGTACGAGCTGTACGCGTGGGATCGGGTGACGGGCAGCCGCCGCCAGGTCACCGACCGGCCGAACGGCACGACGGAGGGCGCGCTCAGCCGGGACGGCGCGTGGGTGTGGTGGTTCTCGGACACCGACGGCGACGAGTTCGGGGTCTGGATGAAGCAGCCGTTCGGCGGTGGCGAGGACATACCGGCCGCGCCGGGCCTCGCCCCCTCCTATCCGGCCGGGCTGGCGCTGGGCGTGGGCGGGCTCGCGGTGATCGGGCGCTCGACGGACGACGAGGGCACGTCCGTCCATGTCGTGCCGCCTTCGGGCGATCCGTATCTGATCTACCGGCACGAGGAGTCCGGCGGCGTCGGTGATCTGTCCGAGGACGGCACGCTGGTGGTCATCGAGCACACCGAGCACGGCGACGCGATGCACAGCGCGCTGCGCGTGGTGCGGGTGGCGGACGGCTCGACGGTGGCCGAGCTGGACGACACCGACGGCGGCTCCCGCGAGCTCGGCCTGGACTGCCTCGGTTTCGCACCGATCCCCGGTGACCCCCGGCTGCTGGTCGGCCACCAGCGGGCCGACCGCTGGCTGCCGATGATCTGGGACACCTCGACCGGCGAGGAGACCGACCTCGGCATCGACCTGCCGGGGGACGTGCACGCCGAGTGGTATCCGGACGGCTCCGCGCTGCTCGTGGTGCATGACTTCCACGCCCGCAGCGAGATGTTCCGCTACGACCTGGCGGCGCGGGAGCTGACCCGGCTGGACACCCCGGCCGGATCGGTCGGCGGCGCCTCGGCGCGGCCGGACGGCTCGGTGGAGTTCCTGTGGTCGTCCGCGGAACTGCCGCCCGCGGTCCGCTCGACCACCGGAGCGGTCGTGCTTGAGGCGCCGGGGCTGCGGGCGCCGGACTCGGTGCCGGTGGAGGACGTGTGGGTGGACGGCCCCGGCGGCCGCATCCACGCCCTGGTGCAGCGTCCGGCCGGCGGCGGCTCCGGTCCGTGGCCGACGGTCTTCGAGATCCACGGCGGGCCGACCTGGCACGACTCGGACGCGTTCGCGGCGGGCCCGGCGGCCTGGCTGGACCACGGCTTCGCGGTCGTGCGGGTCAACTACCGCGGGTCGACGGGCTACGGCAGGCAGTGGACGGACGCCCTGAAGCACCGGGTCGGGCTGATCGAGCTGGAGGACATCGGCGCGGTGCGCGAGTGGGCGGTCGGCTCGGGGCTCGCCGACCCGCAGCGGCTGGTCCTGACCGGCGGGTCGTGGGGCGGGTATCTGACCCTGCTCGGTCTGGGCACCCAGCCGGAGGCGTGGACGGTGGGCATAGCCGCGGTCCCCGTCGCCGACTACCCGACCGCCTACGCCGACGAGATGGAAGCTCTCAAGGCGCTCGACCGCACCTTCTTCGGCGGGTCCCCCGAGGAGGTGCCCGAACGCTACGAGGCGTCGTCGCCGCTCACCTACGTCGAGCAGGTCAAGGCCCCGGTGTACATCAGCGCGGGCATGAACGACCCGCGCTGTCCGATACGCCAGATCGACAACTACGTCGAGCGGCTGCGCGCCCTGGACAAGCCGCACGAGGTGTACCGGTACGACGCGGGCCACGGGTCGCTGGTGGTGGAGGAGCGGATCAAGCAGGTCCGGTTGGAACTCGCCTTCGCTCTGCGGCACGCGGGGAGCTGA
- a CDS encoding SURF1 family protein — translation MYRFLLTPRWLAVSVLALLAVPFCVFMGSWQLSRFEVRVDQHKSAEHDRSQAATEAPVPLRTVLPDAASQVPDDGSGRLVDATGSYDPAHQLLVPDRTLDGHDGFYVLTPLRIGGGAALPVVRGWLPGDASAAGRAGSVPAPPTGTVTVTGALQYPETTGTDGAQSGALPSGQLGIISAASLVNVLPYSVYNGWITATHTAAPLKAVPPAAPPNSGLDLKAFQNLGYTGQWFVFAGFVVFMWFRLVRREGEARADAALGLLPETAGTDDAERTADVDAPGAADPDGADPDGAGGGRSDGDPEEPVSSPRAAERRRVPTGPA, via the coding sequence GTGTACCGGTTCCTGCTCACCCCCCGCTGGCTGGCGGTCAGTGTGCTCGCGCTGCTCGCCGTGCCGTTCTGCGTGTTCATGGGCAGCTGGCAGCTCAGTCGGTTCGAGGTCCGGGTCGACCAGCACAAGAGCGCCGAACACGACCGGAGCCAGGCCGCGACCGAGGCGCCCGTGCCGCTGCGGACGGTGCTGCCCGACGCCGCCTCCCAGGTCCCCGACGACGGCTCGGGACGCCTGGTCGACGCGACCGGCAGCTACGACCCCGCCCACCAACTCCTGGTGCCGGACCGCACGCTGGACGGCCACGACGGCTTCTACGTCCTCACCCCCTTGCGGATCGGCGGCGGCGCCGCGCTGCCCGTGGTGCGCGGCTGGCTCCCCGGCGACGCGTCCGCCGCCGGGCGGGCCGGCTCGGTGCCGGCCCCGCCGACCGGAACGGTCACGGTGACCGGGGCCCTGCAGTACCCCGAGACCACCGGGACCGACGGCGCCCAGTCCGGCGCGCTGCCCTCCGGTCAGCTCGGCATCATCAGCGCTGCGTCACTCGTCAACGTCCTCCCTTACTCCGTGTACAACGGCTGGATCACCGCGACCCACACCGCGGCCCCGCTGAAGGCGGTGCCCCCGGCGGCGCCGCCCAACAGCGGGCTGGACCTCAAGGCGTTCCAGAACCTCGGCTACACCGGCCAGTGGTTCGTCTTCGCCGGCTTCGTCGTCTTCATGTGGTTCCGGCTGGTGCGCCGCGAGGGCGAGGCCCGGGCCGACGCCGCGCTCGGCCTGCTCCCCGAGACCGCCGGGACGGACGACGCGGAGAGGACGGCCGACGTGGACGCCCCCGGCGCCGCGGACCCCGACGGCGCGGACCCCGACGGCGCGGGCGGCGGCCGCTCGGACGGCGACCCCGAGGAGCCGGTCAGCTCCCCGCGTGCCGCAGAGCGAAGGCGAGTTCCAACCGGACCTGCTTGA
- a CDS encoding SigE family RNA polymerase sigma factor — MAEALGIETAFGVRGGTVAPPRVPRARTADRPVGGIPVIAPWPVRVGTTTDTTDGSGRTKGAAGNGSTSRTGSEDADTPMAVGTTVDHLTETYRAHYRSLLGLAALLLDDTASCEDVVQEAFIRVHSARSRVRDPEKTLAYLRQTVVNLSRSALRRRILGLKLLSKPMPDMASAEEGAYEILERDQLKAAMRALQRRQREVLVLRYFADMTEAQVAETLGISLGSVKAYGSRGLAALRVAMEAAT; from the coding sequence GTGGCGGAGGCACTGGGTATCGAGACGGCATTCGGCGTGCGGGGCGGCACCGTCGCTCCGCCGCGCGTCCCGCGGGCGCGCACGGCCGACCGTCCTGTCGGCGGTATCCCGGTGATCGCGCCGTGGCCGGTGCGGGTCGGCACCACGACCGACACCACCGACGGCTCCGGCCGCACCAAGGGCGCCGCCGGCAACGGCAGCACCAGCCGCACGGGCAGTGAGGACGCCGACACCCCCATGGCAGTCGGCACCACGGTCGATCACCTCACCGAGACCTACCGTGCCCACTACCGCTCGCTGCTGGGCCTGGCCGCGCTGCTGCTGGACGACACGGCCTCCTGCGAGGACGTGGTCCAGGAGGCCTTCATACGGGTGCACTCGGCGCGCAGCCGCGTCCGCGACCCCGAGAAGACCCTCGCCTACCTCCGCCAGACGGTGGTCAACCTCTCCCGTTCCGCCCTGCGCCGCCGGATACTCGGCCTGAAGCTCCTCTCCAAGCCGATGCCCGACATGGCCAGCGCGGAGGAGGGCGCCTACGAGATCCTGGAGCGCGACCAGCTCAAGGCCGCGATGCGCGCCCTGCAGCGCCGCCAGCGCGAGGTGCTGGTGCTGCGCTACTTCGCCGACATGACCGAAGCCCAGGTCGCCGAGACGCTCGGCATCTCCCTCGGCTCGGTCAAGGCGTACGGTTCGCGTGGGCTCGCGGCGCTGCGCGTCGCGATGGAGGCCGCGACATGA
- a CDS encoding aspartate kinase yields the protein MGLVVQKYGGSSVADAEGIKRVARRIVDTKKAGHQVVVVVSAMGDTTDELIDLAEQVSPIPAGREFDMLLTAGERISMALLAMAIKSLGHEAQSFTGSQAGVITDSVHNKARIIDVTPGRIRTALDEGNIAIVAGFQGVSQDKKDITTLGRGGSDTTAVALAAALDAEVCEIYTDVDGVFTADPRVVKRARKMEWIAFEDMLELASSGSKVLLHRCVEYARRYNIPIHVRSSFSGLPGTWVSNEPPQGEKPMEQAIISGVSHDTSEAKITVVGVPDKPGEAATIFRAIADAEINIDMVVQNVSAAATGLTDISFTLPKSEGHRAMEALSRTQSVIAFDSLRYDDQIGKISLVGAGMKTNPGVTATFFEALSNAGVNIELISTSEIRISVVTRIDDVKPAVQAVHSAFGLDSDSDEAVVYGGTGR from the coding sequence GTGGGCCTTGTCGTGCAGAAGTACGGCGGCTCCTCCGTCGCCGATGCCGAAGGCATCAAGCGGGTCGCCCGGCGGATCGTCGACACCAAGAAGGCCGGCCACCAGGTGGTCGTCGTGGTGTCCGCGATGGGCGACACGACGGACGAGCTCATCGATCTCGCGGAGCAGGTCTCGCCCATCCCGGCGGGCCGCGAGTTCGACATGCTGCTGACCGCAGGAGAGCGGATCTCCATGGCGCTGCTGGCGATGGCGATCAAAAGCCTCGGCCACGAGGCGCAGTCGTTCACCGGCAGCCAGGCCGGTGTGATCACCGACTCGGTGCACAACAAGGCGCGGATCATCGACGTCACGCCCGGCCGCATCCGCACCGCGCTGGACGAGGGGAACATCGCGATCGTCGCCGGCTTCCAGGGCGTCTCGCAGGACAAGAAGGACATCACGACGCTCGGCCGCGGCGGCTCGGACACCACCGCGGTGGCGCTGGCGGCGGCGCTGGACGCCGAGGTCTGCGAGATCTACACCGACGTCGACGGGGTCTTCACCGCCGACCCGCGGGTGGTCAAGCGGGCCCGCAAGATGGAGTGGATCGCCTTCGAGGACATGCTGGAACTGGCCAGTTCCGGGTCCAAGGTGCTGCTGCACCGGTGCGTCGAGTACGCCCGCCGCTACAACATCCCGATCCACGTACGGTCCTCGTTCTCCGGACTTCCGGGCACCTGGGTCAGCAACGAACCACCGCAAGGGGAGAAGCCGATGGAGCAGGCGATCATCTCCGGTGTCTCGCACGACACCTCCGAGGCGAAGATCACGGTCGTCGGGGTGCCGGACAAGCCGGGCGAGGCGGCGACGATCTTCCGGGCCATCGCGGACGCCGAGATCAACATCGACATGGTCGTGCAGAACGTCTCGGCCGCGGCCACGGGCCTGACCGACATCTCCTTCACGCTGCCCAAGTCCGAGGGGCACCGCGCGATGGAGGCGCTGTCCAGGACGCAGTCGGTGATCGCCTTCGACTCGCTGCGCTACGACGACCAGATCGGCAAGATCTCGCTGGTCGGCGCCGGGATGAAGACCAACCCGGGGGTCACCGCGACGTTCTTCGAGGCGCTGTCGAACGCCGGGGTGAACATCGAGCTGATCTCGACCTCGGAGATCCGGATCTCGGTCGTCACCAGGATCGACGACGTGAAGCCGGCCGTGCAGGCGGTGCACTCGGCGTTCGGCCTGGACAGCGACAGCGACGAGGCCGTGGTGTACGGCGGCACGGGTCGCTGA
- a CDS encoding DUF5063 domain-containing protein — MAAGGGVPQEPDEFAVQIADQVESFVLSVREVAKGDDPDSAVPYLLLEVSQLLLASGRLGAHEDIVPDERYEPDAGPEPDEDDLRQRLASLLEPIDVYSEVFDPYVPRSTPVACRISDDLADVVADLTHGIAHFRAGRVSEALWWWQFSYLSNWGATASASLRALQSLVAHVRLDSPLDELDGLDTGNDEDDEEQLAREAGEVMEAELGTMGLRRRRS; from the coding sequence GTGGCGGCCGGGGGCGGCGTTCCGCAGGAGCCGGACGAGTTCGCGGTGCAGATCGCCGACCAGGTCGAGAGCTTCGTGCTGTCGGTGCGCGAGGTCGCCAAGGGCGACGACCCGGACAGCGCGGTGCCGTACCTGCTGCTGGAGGTCTCGCAGCTGCTGCTGGCCAGCGGCCGGCTCGGCGCGCACGAGGACATCGTCCCGGACGAGCGGTACGAGCCGGACGCCGGGCCCGAGCCGGACGAGGACGACCTGCGGCAGCGGCTCGCGTCGCTGCTGGAGCCGATCGACGTCTACTCCGAGGTCTTCGACCCGTACGTGCCCCGGTCCACGCCGGTGGCCTGCCGGATCTCCGACGACCTGGCGGACGTGGTGGCCGACCTGACGCACGGCATCGCGCACTTCAGGGCCGGGCGGGTGTCCGAGGCGCTGTGGTGGTGGCAGTTTTCCTATCTGTCCAACTGGGGGGCGACCGCGAGCGCCTCGCTGCGCGCGCTGCAGTCGCTGGTGGCGCACGTACGCCTGGACAGCCCGCTGGACGAACTGGACGGACTCGACACCGGCAACGACGAGGACGACGAGGAGCAGCTCGCCCGCGAGGCCGGCGAGGTCATGGAGGCGGAGCTGGGCACGATGGGGCTGCGCCGCCGGCGTTCCTGA
- the recR gene encoding recombination mediator RecR yields MYEGVVQDLIDELGRLPGVGPKSAQRIAFHILQADPTDVRRLAHALTEVKAKVRFCAVCGNVAQDEQCRVCRDPRRDPAVICVVEEPKDVVAIERTREFRGKYHVLGGAISPIEGVGPDDLRIRELLTRLADGTVTELILATDPNLEGEATATYLARMVKPMGLRVTRLASGLPVGGDLEYADEVTLGRAFEGRRLLDV; encoded by the coding sequence GTGTACGAAGGCGTGGTTCAGGACCTGATCGACGAGCTGGGCAGGCTGCCCGGCGTGGGTCCCAAGAGCGCGCAGCGGATCGCCTTCCACATCCTGCAGGCCGATCCGACCGATGTGCGACGGCTCGCGCACGCGTTGACCGAGGTCAAGGCGAAGGTGCGGTTCTGCGCGGTGTGCGGGAACGTCGCGCAGGACGAGCAGTGCCGGGTCTGCCGCGACCCGCGCCGGGACCCCGCGGTGATCTGCGTGGTCGAGGAGCCGAAGGACGTCGTGGCGATCGAGCGTACGAGGGAGTTCCGGGGGAAGTACCACGTCCTGGGCGGCGCCATCAGCCCGATCGAAGGTGTGGGCCCGGACGACCTGCGGATAAGGGAACTGCTCACCCGGCTCGCCGACGGCACCGTCACCGAGCTGATCCTGGCGACCGACCCGAATCTGGAGGGCGAGGCGACGGCGACGTACCTGGCCCGGATGGTCAAGCCGATGGGTCTGCGGGTGACCCGGCTGGCGAGCGGGCTGCCGGTGGGCGGCGACTTGGAGTACGCGGACGAGGTCACGCTGGGGCGGGCCTTCGAAGGGAGGCGGTTGCTGGATGTCTGA
- a CDS encoding YbaB/EbfC family nucleoid-associated protein, translated as MIPGGGQPNMQALLQQAQKMQQDLAAAQQELAETDVEGSAGGGLVKATVSGAGELRALVIDPKAVDPEDTETLADLVVAAVHNANEAAQRLQQAKLGPLAQGLGGGGIPGLPF; from the coding sequence GTGATCCCCGGTGGCGGTCAGCCCAACATGCAGGCGCTGCTCCAGCAGGCCCAGAAGATGCAGCAGGATCTCGCCGCGGCTCAGCAGGAGTTGGCGGAGACCGATGTGGAGGGCTCGGCCGGCGGCGGCCTGGTCAAGGCGACGGTCAGCGGCGCCGGTGAGCTGCGTGCGCTGGTGATCGACCCCAAGGCGGTCGACCCGGAGGACACCGAGACCCTCGCCGACCTGGTGGTGGCCGCCGTCCACAACGCGAACGAGGCCGCGCAGCGACTCCAGCAGGCCAAGCTCGGCCCGCTCGCGCAGGGGCTGGGCGGCGGAGGCATCCCTGGCCTGCCGTTCTGA
- a CDS encoding tyrosine-type recombinase/integrase, which yields MAKSRQPNGASSIYLGKDGKWHGYVTVGVKDNGKPDRRHVKRKTRTETTRAVRELEKERDAGRVRKPGQTWTVESWLTHWVENIAALHVSENTIDGYRVAVYHHLIPGLGAHRLTKLEPEHLERFYKKMQDNGSSAGTAHQAHRTLRAALNEAKRRRHLTENPATIAKAPRLVEEEVVPYTVEEVQLLLEVANRERNAARWVIALSLGLRQGEVLGLKWADVDFDLGVLVVHRGRLRPRYQHGCGTPCGRKPGYWPQKINTRRETKETKSRAGRRPIGVPDELMKLLAQHRDEQDHERRLARNLWVEKGYVFTSPTGEPLNPNTDHHKWKELLEAASLRDGRLHDARHTAGTILLILGVPDTVVDAIMGWEPGQSARMRRRYQHLTNRVLKDTADKVGGLLWTRPDQQPPAV from the coding sequence ATGGCAAAGTCCCGGCAGCCCAACGGCGCCTCCTCGATCTACCTCGGCAAGGACGGGAAGTGGCACGGCTACGTCACCGTCGGCGTCAAGGACAACGGCAAGCCCGACCGCCGCCACGTCAAGCGCAAGACCCGCACCGAGACCACCAGGGCCGTCCGCGAACTGGAAAAGGAGCGCGACGCCGGCCGCGTCCGCAAGCCCGGCCAGACCTGGACCGTCGAATCCTGGCTGACCCACTGGGTCGAGAACATCGCAGCCCTGCACGTCTCCGAGAACACCATCGACGGCTACCGCGTCGCCGTCTATCACCACCTCATACCCGGCCTCGGCGCCCACCGCCTGACCAAGCTGGAGCCCGAACACCTGGAGCGCTTCTACAAGAAGATGCAGGACAACGGCAGTTCAGCCGGAACCGCCCACCAGGCACACCGCACCCTGCGCGCCGCCCTCAACGAGGCCAAGCGCCGCCGCCACCTCACCGAGAACCCCGCCACCATCGCCAAGGCCCCACGCCTCGTCGAGGAAGAAGTGGTGCCCTACACGGTCGAGGAGGTCCAGCTCCTCCTGGAGGTGGCCAACCGCGAGCGGAACGCCGCCCGGTGGGTCATCGCCCTGTCGCTCGGCCTCCGGCAGGGCGAGGTGCTCGGACTGAAGTGGGCGGACGTCGACTTCGACCTCGGCGTGCTCGTCGTCCACCGGGGCCGATTGCGGCCCCGCTACCAGCACGGCTGCGGCACGCCCTGCGGTCGCAAACCCGGCTACTGGCCGCAGAAGATCAACACCCGCCGCGAGACCAAGGAGACCAAGTCCCGCGCCGGACGGCGCCCCATCGGCGTCCCCGACGAGCTGATGAAGCTCCTCGCACAGCACCGCGACGAACAGGACCACGAGCGCCGCCTCGCCCGCAACCTGTGGGTCGAGAAGGGATACGTCTTCACCTCACCGACCGGTGAGCCGCTCAACCCCAACACCGACCACCACAAGTGGAAGGAGCTGCTGGAGGCCGCCAGCCTCCGCGACGGCCGCCTGCACGACGCCCGCCACACCGCAGGCACCATCCTGCTCATCCTCGGCGTCCCCGACACCGTCGTAGACGCGATCATGGGCTGGGAACCCGGCCAGTCAGCACGCATGCGCCGCCGCTACCAGCACCTGACCAACCGCGTCCTCAAGGACACAGCCGACAAGGTCGGCGGACTGCTCTGGACCCGCCCGGACCAGCAGCCTCCCGCCGTCTGA
- a CDS encoding helix-turn-helix domain-containing protein, producing the protein MPATPTPLALLADALGVSQQDLLRLLQASSSATHDPTLVALTVEEAARRLSVGRTTMYALLASGEIPSVTVGRLRRIPAEALNQYVAARTQPARSTVALAA; encoded by the coding sequence ATGCCTGCAACACCCACGCCCCTTGCCCTGCTGGCCGACGCGCTCGGCGTCAGCCAGCAGGATCTCCTGCGCCTCCTTCAGGCCAGCAGCTCGGCCACGCACGACCCAACGTTGGTTGCGCTCACCGTCGAGGAAGCCGCCCGGCGTCTGAGCGTCGGCCGGACCACCATGTACGCGCTGCTCGCCTCCGGTGAGATCCCGTCCGTGACGGTAGGTCGCTTGCGCCGTATCCCGGCCGAGGCGCTGAACCAGTACGTCGCCGCCCGCACTCAGCCCGCCCGTTCGACCGTCGCTCTCGCGGCCTGA
- a CDS encoding helix-turn-helix domain-containing protein — MSSPNAHRYTPLEGEALVAHNMKVLRKAARLSQEDLAERMTQLGFKFHQTQIAKIENGTRLLRFDEVVGLAKALNVPAAHFMTEAVAGPDEPDYELQEAGDRVQKAEQEWRTAHDIEQGAKARLEEAEREYDEIAERLAAQGVDVGGDTSPEWYPAPNSPWDPLRKGPSAGQ; from the coding sequence ATGTCCAGTCCGAACGCGCACCGCTACACGCCCCTTGAGGGCGAGGCCCTGGTGGCGCACAACATGAAGGTCCTGCGGAAGGCCGCTCGCCTGTCGCAGGAAGACCTAGCCGAGCGCATGACCCAGCTCGGGTTCAAGTTCCACCAGACCCAGATCGCCAAGATCGAGAACGGCACCCGCCTGCTGCGCTTCGACGAGGTCGTCGGCCTGGCCAAGGCCCTCAACGTCCCCGCCGCCCACTTCATGACCGAGGCCGTCGCCGGCCCCGACGAGCCGGACTACGAACTGCAGGAGGCCGGCGACCGCGTCCAGAAGGCCGAGCAGGAGTGGAGAACCGCCCACGACATCGAGCAGGGCGCCAAAGCCCGGCTCGAAGAGGCCGAGCGCGAGTACGACGAGATCGCGGAACGCCTCGCGGCTCAGGGCGTCGACGTCGGCGGGGACACCTCACCCGAGTGGTACCCCGCCCCGAACTCCCCATGGGACCCACTGCGCAAGGGGCCGTCTGCTGGTCAGTAG